The Fusarium falciforme chromosome 4, complete sequence genomic interval GCCGTGAGCGGCTACGCTGATAGACAGCAGGCTGAGGATGCCGTCGCCGAGAAGCTGCTTGAGTGGCTCGAGCAGGAGTTGCTGGCCAAGGAAGCGCTGCTTGGCAAGACTACAAGCCAGACCTGAGGCCTTGTGATAcatgctgttgttgttgggctAGGAGCGCCGGAGAGCTACGAGAGTTATGTCATGGCTGTCAAGGACAAAGATCAGGGAGAGAGTAGCCACAGTAGTAAACGAATTCACGACCTTTCAAATAATGCGACACCGTGCAAGCAATCAAGTAGTTTTGATTCTCTAGGCTCTGCATCAGGAACCACCCCGTCTcccccctcttcctccccttcCACCACCACGAGGGCCCTTGTTAAAAGGAGGCCTAATCTTCAACCCACTGGGCAGGTCAGCAACATGCTCTCCATCCTGCCAAAGCACGCCGACATCAACAGTCCGGCCCGTCGCCAGCTTGAAGAACTTGGAGCTCAGAATGCCCTGCTCATCGCCCTCGGTCAGCAGCACGCCGTTGTCGCTCATCCACCACTTGACGCCCTCCTTCAGGCTCGCCTCGACGTCAATCTCAATGATCAGCTCGGCGTCCTTCCGCATGCCGCTCACTACCCCCTCCTCGGGGGTTCCTGTTGAGCAGTGCACATGGTTGCGGTTCATGGGCTTCAAGCCCCCCGTCTCAACGATCTGTGGCCAAAAGTAAAAGAAGGTACCGTGCAGGACGCGGTCAGGCACGTTTCCGGCCTCAATGGTGATGGGTGCCAATAGAGCCGCTGACTCGAGCTTGATCGAGTGGCCCTGGTTGGCGCGGATGAGGTAGTCCTCTGGTGAAGTTGAAGTGGTTGATAGGGATGGGTTTGTGCTGGGGTTGGGCTTCAGAGTAAAGCGCTGCTTGTCGTTGGAGGCGACTATGGATTGCACATCATCCAAGGTGACTTTGAGGGAGCGTAATGGACCCCATGCGAGCTGTGAGAATGTGTTAGCTGTGTCCGGAGCCGAGTGAAGCATGTTCACGGCAGTCCATACGACAGCCATCACCAGCCGAGCTTGATTTCACTTACCACTGAATTCAGAGGCGCATATCCTTCATCGTCAAGCTGAATACCCGCGTTCCCAGCCTGATGTCTCAACAGCTTCGACAAGGCCTTTGATACCTGAACCTCCCTTCCCTGTCCacttccaccaccacctcggcCCTTTCCCCGTCCTCTGTCACCCCTTCCCTTAGAAGTACTACTTTGAACTTTTTCCTCCAGTTCTAGAAGTGATGCGTCTTGCGCATCTTCTCGGAGGTTGTCAGCCATGCTGCGTGTTTGTTGCGTCAAAGTTGTGGGCTGAACCGAAAGAGATGTCTTGCGACGGTTTATAGCACTTGAATGACCCAAGAATGTATAATGAGTTCTTGGGATTTGGAAGAGGCTTCGGCCTGAGAGAGGAACAGACGAAGGTAACCTTTTCAGCTTGATTGTGTAGAAAGAGAGCATCAAGCCCTTTGTTAAGCTGGAAGGAGAattgtggtgatggtggggcTAAGTGCCTTCACTTCGGCCTGACTCAGCGCTGCAGTTTCTAGGCTGCCAGCCTCATAGACAAAGTTTAACGCGTAAGAGCCATGGTATATCGAAAGATGTGAATTGAGAAGCCAATAACACCTGCGCATGATTAGAGTCTTTTGTGATAAATCTCACTTATACGTGTGGCTTATAAATCTTCTTAACAATCGTTATTTAAGAGAAACCAACGTCTTTACATATCACAGAGACAAAAGAGTACATCAAATGAACCATCAAAAGACAGATCGTGATTGCCACGACCGAGCCATATCATACATTAGACTAACTGGCATGTACCCATATGCTTATCCTGGTCCCATTGCATTCCCCCTCTTGTACGCCGTCGCCTTCGCCTCCGAGAGACAGACGGACAGCCGCGGGGGTTTCTTCACCATGCCGCCGCCCTGTGATGCGCCGTTTTCAAAGACAACCATCCCAACTCCATGATACAACTTTTTCTTGCGGGCTTATTTCGTCTTCCTTGTGTTTGTGTATGTATGTGCCTCTTCTGGTGGGTGACAGCGTAGGTATGTACACTGGGGTTGAGCAGCCATCGACTTGCCGACGGACCTGCTCGTCATGAATCGTCAAGCCGAATCAAATGCGACAGAAAAGGAAACGGGGTGCCTCCCGTCCAAAGCggaatataagaaaatagccACGTCCTGCGGTCGAAACATAAACTGTGTGTATAGTGTAATAGTACAATCGTAAAGTCAATGCAAATCGTTGTCATTGGCGTCATCTGTAGCCGCCAGCAGCTGTAGAAGGGTTGGCAGACGCAACAATGCTGTCTCGATTCGGCCTCCTGATCATGCTGCCGGTTCGGTTGATCAACGTCGTCTGTCCCAGCGACATGTAGCGTTGTCCGCGATCCTCGGCGAGCTTGTCAGCCACCGTgttgttgttattgttgtTGTTATGATCCTGCTGAGTGGATCTCTCTAGATATCTCCGAGGGGGTGTTGCCATATTAGTCGCTGGCGTCGCTAGCCGGGAAACAGTAAGGTTGGAAGAGGCGAATCGTCGGCGGGGAATGGCTGAAGTAGTGTCAGACGCTTGTTGTTGTGGCGTCGCATCATGTGTCACTGTCCGAATCGCGTTGAGATCCGTGTGTGCTCGCGAAGGTGATCTGAACTTCATTTCGTCCTCGCTCTCGTCGCCAACTGTTCCTCTCCGGCCGCGGACAAACAGGGAGGTTCTCCGACCTTCATCGGGTTCCTCGGTTCCTGCGCGTCGAGTTCTCAGCAACAAAGACGACTTCCTACCATCTTCTGGTTCCTCAGTGCCTGCCCGGCGAGACCGGGCCACCAAAAGAGAAGATCTTCGCTGCGAAATCGGCTCCAGTGGAGTAGATGGCGTAGAGTTTGACACACGAGAGGCAGGGAGCGAGTTTCCGTTGAGAATGTTGAGCCTCCTCTCCTCAAACTTGGACATGGCTCGAGGACTAGTGTTCGCCCTTGCCAAGGCCTGCTCGGTGTTCGAGAGACTCGGTCGACGTTGATGTGTGAAGCCGGTAAATGTCTTGTTGACTGTCGGTGTCGTCGGTGCGTCGTTCTGAGCAGGCGGGGGAGCTTCCACCGACTGTCGTGGTCGCGTTTGGGTCACCTCCTCGCCCAGGGCAAGGCAGAGTTCTGTCAGGCTCCGGCACACACCGTCCGCTTTCCGTCTCAACTGGCGATCAGTCACGGTTGTGCCAGAACCAATGGTGCTGGCGCCACTCGAGATTGGCCCAGGCTGGCCGACGGTTCCCATCATAGAAGAAAGCGCCATGGCATCGTTTgcggcagcctcgagggcccGGTAGACTTCGGCATCAAGCAGAGCCTTGGATTTGGCAAGGGCGGAGTGTAGGATCGGGTGCGATTCTCGGTGCGAAGACGTGGTGCTAACAGCGTCCGCGTTCTGATTACCGTTGGTAACTCGCTTAGGTGATGAGGAGATGGTGGTTACCGTTGTGGTTGCTGTTGGTGGTCGTTCATCTGATAGTCTCGATACAGCGGCGCCCGATGTTGACGGGAGCTTGCCTGTCAATTCCAGACGGTGAATCCGAGACTTAAGATCGTCAAGCTCATCCCACACCGTTGAGGGTGCTGTGGTTGACAAAGTGGATTCTGTTCCTTCGGGCCCGTTACTTGTCTCTTGGTTTGGTTGACGCTGGAAATCGAAAGATCGAACTAGTGGAGACGAATTATACGTCTTGTTGTGGTGACCCAGAGCAGATTTGTACGTGGAACTGCGCGTTTGCCCGTTCGAGTTCGAGTTGTCGGTGACTGAGGGACGTCGGCGAGACGTCGCATCGTTGCTGGGCTCCTGGAAGGCTATCGATCGAGGCGTCACCGGTGATGGCCGGATGGTCGATCGGCGGCTTAAATCCTCTCCGGGATGTACCGATGCGGCTTTATCCCTCGTCAATGACCGGTAAGTAGACATTCGAGCGACCTCACTGGCTCTCTCGTCGTCATAGCCCCTTGACCGGGACGTTTCCTGCTGGTCAGAGAGGCGACGCCGCACCTGGGGAGGTGAAGAGGGCTGGCGAGCTGGAACAACGTTGGATAGTGGTCGGCGATGGGAGAATCGTGTTGATCGTGACTAGTCCAGTTAGCATTGGGTCGAGTAGAACGGGCAACGCTCGGGTACGGTTTCAGAAACGAGACAAGTGAGCACACACATGAGAATTCCCTTAT includes:
- a CDS encoding 2'-phosphotransferase, with the protein product MLSFYTIKLKRLPSSVPLSGRSLFQIPRTHYTFLGHSSAINRRKTSLSVQPTTLTQQTRSMADNLREDAQDASLLELEEKVQSSTSKGRGDRGRGKGRGGGGSGQGREVQVSKALSKLLRHQAGNAGIQLDDEGYAPLNSVLAWGPLRSLKVTLDDVQSIVASNDKQRFTLKPNPSTNPSLSTTSTSPEDYLIRANQGHSIKLESAALLAPITIEAGNVPDRVLHGTFFYFWPQIVETGGLKPMNRNHVHCSTGTPEEGVVSGMRKDAELIIEIDVEASLKEGVKWWMSDNGVLLTEGDEQGILSSKFFKLATGRTVDVGVLWQDGEHVADLPSGLKIRPPFNKGPRGGGRGGRGGRRGGS